A genomic stretch from Achromobacter spanius includes:
- a CDS encoding enoyl-CoA hydratase family protein codes for MSTQSEEHTMKHHKRPLAGYPAKTFLWEVSADGKIGTVTLNRPERKNPLTFDSYAELRDLFRSLVYATDVKVVVVTGAGGNFCSGGDVHEIIGPLTKMSMPELLDFTRMTGDLVKAMRACPQPILAAVDGVCAGAGAMVALAADMRLGTPAARTAFLFTRVGLAGADMGACTLLPRMIGQGRASELLYTGRAMTADEGASWGFFNALHDSAKLAEAAQTLAAQLAAGPTFAHGVTKKLLHQEWNMGVDEAIEAEAEAQAICMQTRDFHRAYEAFVVKQKPVFEGN; via the coding sequence ATGAGCACCCAGTCCGAAGAGCACACCATGAAGCACCACAAGCGCCCGCTGGCCGGCTACCCCGCCAAGACGTTCCTGTGGGAGGTGTCGGCCGACGGCAAGATCGGCACGGTGACGCTGAACCGGCCCGAACGCAAGAACCCGTTGACGTTCGATTCCTACGCCGAACTGCGCGACCTGTTCCGCTCGCTGGTGTATGCCACTGATGTGAAGGTGGTGGTGGTGACGGGCGCGGGCGGCAACTTCTGCTCGGGCGGCGATGTGCATGAAATCATCGGGCCGCTGACCAAGATGAGCATGCCCGAACTGCTGGACTTCACTCGCATGACGGGCGATCTGGTCAAGGCCATGCGCGCCTGCCCGCAGCCCATCTTGGCGGCGGTGGACGGCGTGTGCGCGGGCGCGGGCGCCATGGTGGCGCTGGCCGCCGACATGCGCTTGGGCACGCCCGCCGCGCGCACCGCTTTCCTGTTCACCCGCGTGGGCTTGGCCGGCGCCGACATGGGCGCCTGCACCTTGCTGCCGCGCATGATCGGCCAGGGTCGCGCCTCTGAATTGCTGTACACCGGCCGCGCCATGACGGCGGACGAAGGCGCAAGCTGGGGTTTCTTCAACGCGTTGCACGATTCCGCCAAGCTGGCCGAGGCCGCGCAGACGCTGGCCGCGCAACTAGCCGCCGGCCCCACCTTCGCGCACGGCGTCACCAAGAAGCTGTTGCACCAGGAATGGAATATGGGCGTGGACGAGGCCATCGAGGCCGAAGCCGAGGCCCAGGCCATTTGCATGCAGACGCGCGACTTCCACCGCGCCTACGAGGCCTTCGTGGTCAAGCAAAAGCCCGTCTTCGAGGGGAACTGA
- a CDS encoding acyl-CoA dehydrogenase family protein: MRDASWLDWPFFDDAHRKLAHEVDAWCEASLGDVDHHDADAACKKLVKAMGQAGWLRYAVAGGPGGAWGGALPEVDSRAVCILRETFARHEGLADFAFAMQGLGSGAISLMGSDELRQHYLPRVARGEAIAAFALSEPDAGSDVAALACEAKADGDHYVLNGAKTWISNGGIADFYVVFARTGEAPGARGISAFVVDADTPGFEVSERIELIAPHPLATITFDHCRIPASHRLGDAGQGFKLAMMTLDIFRASVAAAALGFARRALDEGLARAKSRRMFGQTLADLQLTQAALGDMATAIDASALLTYRAAWMRDVQKLRTTREAAMAKMMATESAQTVIDRALQMFGGAGVVSGMPVEKLYREIRALRIYEGATEVQKLIIARELLKA, encoded by the coding sequence ATGCGTGATGCAAGCTGGCTGGACTGGCCCTTTTTTGACGACGCGCACCGCAAGCTGGCGCACGAGGTCGACGCCTGGTGCGAAGCGTCCTTGGGCGACGTGGATCATCACGACGCCGACGCGGCCTGCAAGAAACTGGTCAAGGCCATGGGCCAGGCCGGCTGGCTGCGCTATGCGGTCGCGGGCGGCCCGGGCGGAGCCTGGGGCGGCGCGTTGCCGGAAGTCGATTCCCGCGCCGTCTGCATCCTGCGCGAAACCTTCGCCCGCCACGAAGGCCTGGCGGACTTTGCCTTCGCCATGCAGGGCCTGGGCAGCGGCGCCATCTCCTTGATGGGCTCTGACGAACTGCGCCAGCACTACCTGCCGCGCGTGGCGCGCGGTGAAGCCATTGCCGCCTTCGCGCTGTCTGAACCCGACGCGGGCTCGGACGTGGCGGCACTCGCCTGCGAGGCCAAGGCGGATGGTGACCACTACGTGCTGAACGGCGCCAAGACCTGGATTTCCAACGGCGGCATCGCGGACTTCTACGTGGTCTTTGCCCGCACCGGCGAAGCACCGGGCGCGCGCGGCATCAGCGCCTTCGTGGTGGATGCCGATACCCCGGGCTTCGAGGTCAGCGAACGCATCGAACTGATCGCCCCGCATCCGCTGGCCACGATCACCTTCGACCACTGCCGCATTCCGGCCTCGCATCGCCTGGGCGATGCGGGCCAGGGCTTCAAGCTGGCCATGATGACGCTGGATATTTTCCGCGCCTCGGTGGCGGCGGCCGCGCTGGGGTTCGCCCGCCGCGCGCTGGACGAAGGCTTGGCGCGCGCCAAGTCGCGCCGCATGTTCGGCCAGACACTGGCCGACCTGCAATTGACGCAAGCCGCGCTGGGCGACATGGCCACCGCCATCGACGCCTCGGCGCTGTTGACGTATCGCGCCGCGTGGATGCGCGACGTGCAAAAGCTGCGCACCACGCGCGAAGCCGCGATGGCCAAGATGATGGCCACGGAATCGGCGCAGACCGTGATCGACCGCGCCTTGCAGATGTTTGGCGGCGCGGGCGTGGTGTCGGGGATGCCGGTGGAGAAGCTTTACAGGGAAATCAGAGCGCTGCGTATTTACGAAGGCGCCACCGAAGTGCAGAAGTTGATCATCGCCCGTGAACTGCTGAAGGCGTAA
- a CDS encoding AMP-binding protein yields the protein MEVSAHTDTFARDNLPPGEQWPEFLLDGPDVAYPKRFNCAVELVDAMAERGFADRVALRWRDGDKPATMTYRELATLTNRIARVLTEDMGLVPGNRLLLRGPNNPMMAASWLAAIKAGLVTVPTMPLLRAKELKQIIEKAQIQAVLCDARLKEEAGFCVEPDHEHHCPQLTQVMVFNDAAPDALDALAAAKPDDFTACDTAADDVCLIAFTSGTTGSPKGCMHFHRDVLAMCDLFPKHVIKPGPDDIFCGTPPLAFTFGLGGLLCFPLRVGASTVLAEKLSPESLLELIQDFRATIVFTAPTFYRQMAALVGKFDLSSLKKSVSAGEALPDATRQLWKEASGIEMIDGIGGTEMIHVFVSSPPEAVKRGAIGKVVPGYVAQVVDDDMKPVPNGTVGRLAIKGPTGCRYLADDRQRRFVQQGWNLPGDTFMQDDDGYLYYQARNDDMIVSAGYNIAGPEVEDALLRHEAVAECGVVGAQDDERGQLVKAFVVLKPGFAPSDALVADMQAFVKASIAPYKYPRAIEFVATLPRTETGKLQRFALRQMA from the coding sequence ATGGAAGTATCCGCCCACACCGACACCTTCGCCCGGGACAACCTGCCCCCGGGCGAACAATGGCCTGAATTCCTGCTTGATGGCCCCGACGTGGCCTACCCCAAGCGTTTCAACTGCGCCGTTGAATTGGTGGACGCCATGGCCGAACGCGGCTTTGCCGACCGCGTGGCGCTGCGCTGGCGCGACGGCGACAAGCCCGCCACGATGACCTATCGCGAACTGGCCACGCTGACCAACCGCATTGCGCGCGTGCTGACCGAAGACATGGGTCTGGTCCCCGGCAACCGCCTGCTGCTGCGCGGGCCGAACAACCCGATGATGGCGGCCTCGTGGCTGGCGGCGATCAAGGCGGGTTTGGTGACGGTGCCCACGATGCCGCTGCTGCGCGCCAAGGAACTCAAGCAGATCATCGAGAAGGCCCAGATCCAGGCCGTGCTGTGCGATGCGCGCCTGAAAGAAGAGGCCGGGTTCTGCGTTGAACCTGACCACGAGCATCACTGCCCGCAGTTGACCCAGGTGATGGTCTTCAACGATGCCGCGCCCGATGCGCTGGACGCGTTGGCCGCCGCCAAGCCTGACGATTTCACCGCCTGCGACACCGCTGCCGATGACGTCTGCCTGATCGCCTTTACCAGCGGCACCACGGGTTCGCCCAAGGGCTGCATGCACTTTCATCGCGACGTGCTGGCGATGTGCGACCTGTTCCCCAAGCATGTGATCAAGCCCGGTCCCGACGACATCTTCTGCGGCACGCCGCCGCTGGCGTTCACGTTCGGCCTGGGCGGCCTGCTGTGCTTTCCCTTGCGCGTGGGCGCCAGCACCGTGCTGGCCGAAAAGCTGTCGCCGGAAAGCCTGCTGGAACTGATCCAGGACTTCCGCGCCACCATCGTCTTTACCGCGCCGACGTTCTATCGCCAGATGGCCGCGCTGGTCGGCAAGTTCGATTTGTCTTCGCTGAAGAAAAGCGTGTCGGCGGGCGAGGCGCTGCCGGATGCCACGCGCCAGTTGTGGAAAGAGGCCAGCGGCATCGAAATGATCGACGGCATCGGCGGCACGGAAATGATCCACGTGTTTGTGTCCAGCCCGCCCGAAGCCGTCAAGCGCGGCGCCATCGGCAAGGTCGTACCCGGCTATGTGGCGCAGGTGGTGGACGACGACATGAAGCCCGTGCCCAACGGCACGGTGGGCCGGTTGGCCATCAAGGGCCCCACGGGCTGCCGCTATCTGGCCGACGACCGCCAGCGCCGCTTCGTGCAGCAGGGCTGGAACCTGCCGGGCGACACCTTCATGCAGGACGACGACGGCTACCTGTATTACCAGGCGCGCAACGACGACATGATCGTCTCGGCGGGCTACAACATCGCCGGCCCCGAAGTGGAAGACGCGCTGCTGCGCCACGAAGCCGTGGCGGAATGCGGCGTGGTGGGGGCGCAGGACGACGAGCGCGGCCAGTTGGTCAAGGCCTTCGTGGTGCTCAAGCCGGGCTTTGCGCCCAGCGATGCGCTGGTGGCCGACATGCAGGCGTTCGTGAAAGCCAGCATTGCCCCCTACAAATATCCGCGCGCCATCGAATTCGTGGCGACGCTGCCCCGCACCGAAACCGGCAAGCTGCAACGCTTTGCGTTGCGCCAGATGGCTTGA
- a CDS encoding acyl-CoA thioesterase: MSAAFTSQVEVRFRHCDPAGIVFYPRYFEMINDFVEEWFDKGMGLPFHALHVDRHIGTPMASVTCDFSAPSRWHERLRQTLEVQRIGGASFKALVRFEGPDGQLRLSATLTIVTVDLRTMKSMPMPADLRERMQAYLVPAA; this comes from the coding sequence ATGTCCGCAGCATTCACCAGCCAGGTAGAAGTCCGCTTCCGTCATTGCGACCCGGCGGGCATTGTCTTCTATCCGCGCTATTTCGAGATGATCAATGACTTTGTCGAGGAATGGTTCGACAAGGGCATGGGCCTGCCGTTTCATGCGCTGCATGTCGATCGGCACATCGGTACGCCGATGGCCTCGGTCACCTGCGATTTCAGCGCGCCCAGCCGCTGGCATGAACGCTTGCGCCAGACGCTTGAAGTACAGCGCATTGGCGGCGCGTCCTTCAAGGCGCTGGTGCGCTTTGAAGGCCCGGACGGACAGTTGCGCTTGTCGGCCACGCTGACGATCGTAACGGTGGATTTACGGACGATGAAGTCCATGCCCATGCCTGCCGACCTGCGGGAACGCATGCAGGCTTATCTGGTTCCCGCGGCGTAA
- a CDS encoding RidA family protein, with protein MKILQPPDWMAPRGYSNGVLTEMTVGSKLVFVGGQVGWNGQQQFESDDLADQVRQTLSNIVAILAEGGAKPEHIVRMTWYVTDKEAYVAAYPAIGKHYREFIGRHFPAMTAVEVADLVEDRAKVEIEVTAVVPAA; from the coding sequence ATGAAGATTCTGCAACCGCCGGATTGGATGGCGCCCCGGGGCTATTCGAATGGTGTGCTCACCGAAATGACGGTGGGCAGCAAGCTCGTGTTCGTGGGCGGGCAGGTGGGGTGGAATGGGCAGCAGCAATTCGAATCGGATGACCTGGCGGACCAGGTCCGCCAGACGCTGTCGAACATTGTCGCCATCCTGGCCGAAGGCGGCGCCAAGCCCGAACACATCGTGCGGATGACCTGGTACGTCACCGACAAAGAAGCCTATGTGGCCGCGTATCCGGCAATCGGCAAGCACTATCGCGAATTCATCGGCCGGCACTTCCCGGCGATGACGGCGGTGGAAGTGGCTGATCTGGTCGAGGACCGCGCCAAGGTGGAAATCGAAGTGACGGCGGTGGTGCCGGCGGCCTGA
- a CDS encoding AraC family transcriptional regulator, producing the protein MHGWSRLELAPLFKRRVFSSTQQDETRTRVSEALKEHRLTWKAGRVDAELNRGRFGSLTVCTLRYGAEVHIEPDRLQDFMLVQVPLRGRARIECGSDHVDAHPDCAAVIAPNRPVRLHWEAGCEQLLLKIPRGKLEAMGRRAFGDAATLALDFHPALRLDNPVGAAWRSMVASMIHLLPTLDDGARRPPAAWLEHLEDTLVLHLLYNQPNSWQAQAGQAQDLPRRLTLAESYMREHLSAPLTLTDIARHAGASATALTRLFQEHRDTTPMLALRSLRLDTARQKLRANAHASVTEVALGVGFGHLGRFSEYYRERFGELPRETRRGHG; encoded by the coding sequence ATGCACGGCTGGTCCCGACTCGAACTGGCGCCGCTATTCAAGCGGCGCGTGTTCAGCTCCACCCAACAGGACGAAACACGCACCCGCGTGTCGGAAGCGCTGAAGGAACACCGGCTGACCTGGAAGGCTGGCCGGGTGGACGCGGAACTGAACCGGGGCCGGTTCGGCTCGCTAACGGTCTGTACCTTGCGCTACGGCGCCGAAGTCCACATCGAACCCGACCGCCTGCAGGACTTCATGCTGGTGCAAGTGCCGTTGCGGGGCCGAGCGCGCATCGAATGCGGCAGCGACCACGTAGACGCCCACCCCGACTGCGCCGCCGTCATCGCGCCCAACCGCCCGGTGCGGCTGCACTGGGAGGCCGGCTGCGAACAACTGCTGTTGAAGATTCCGCGCGGCAAGCTCGAAGCCATGGGCCGCCGCGCCTTTGGCGACGCCGCCACGCTGGCGCTGGACTTCCACCCCGCCCTGCGCCTGGACAACCCGGTGGGCGCGGCCTGGCGCAGCATGGTCGCCAGCATGATCCACCTGCTGCCCACGCTGGACGACGGCGCGCGGCGCCCGCCCGCCGCCTGGTTGGAACACCTGGAAGACACGCTGGTGCTGCACCTGCTGTACAACCAGCCCAATAGCTGGCAAGCGCAGGCGGGGCAAGCCCAAGACCTGCCGCGCCGCCTGACGCTGGCCGAATCCTATATGCGCGAGCACCTGTCGGCCCCGCTGACACTGACGGACATCGCTCGCCATGCCGGCGCCAGCGCCACCGCGCTGACCCGCCTGTTCCAGGAACACCGCGACACCACGCCCATGCTGGCGCTGCGGTCGTTGCGGCTGGACACGGCCAGGCAGAAGCTGCGGGCGAACGCCCACGCCAGCGTGACCGAAGTCGCGCTGGGCGTGGGGTTTGGACATCTGGGAAGGTTCTCGGAGTATTACCGGGAACGGTTTGGAGAACTGCCGCGCGAGACGCGGCGTGGGCACGGGTAG